Within the Ciona intestinalis chromosome 13, KH, whole genome shotgun sequence genome, the region tcatttattcatttaagaTCGAGTCGTGTAAAACAAGTGCGTGTTTTTTTAGGGAGAATAAAACTGATAACATTGACCCACTTAATTTTAGAgcaatgtttgttaattttcCAAAGACATTCGCCGGTATATGCGCAGATATACGCTACAATATACTGAGAGAATGTGTTAAATCTATGTAACCCGTTTTCTTCGTAGGAATATCGGAAACGGAATGCCAACTAGTTGGATGTTGTTATTCTACCAAAACCTATCGTTGTATTTACCCAAGTCTACAGTTAATGCGACAATTCTTAACTGTTGAGCGATTCCCGCAATTCATTACGAATGATGTCACTGAAACGAGGTGTTCTCCTGTAAGTCTTGTTGAATATTTGTAGTTAATTACCTTGTGGTATATTAGCATTTGTTTGGTGGTAAATGTCTGAGTAACTAAATTATGGTTGTTAAATTCCATTGCagcagtcgagttgctgaagctattgcactgaagctattgcagtgcagtgtgtggataagcagacatgaattttggttggtttggtcattgcAAGTTATATGTAGTAACCCCTTCACGCAGTCAAGCTAtcaaaactatatttaatacataaaCTAAATAACATCAATCACTTCGCAGACGACAACTTTCATTCCGAAACTCTTTCATCGTCTCCCATGTCTCCAAGACAACAACTCCACAAGTAACTCGCGTTCCTTATACTCCTGCCCGGATGTTGCTTGCTGTAAAGACGCCTTAGCACTTTTACCAGGAGCAATAGGCCTTCAAGGACAAACACAACCAGGACAAGTCCAGCCACCCCCTCTTGTCAACGTTGACCCGTTAGAACTTCTTACAGCTCACTCCAACCCAGGAAGTTCAACTTTAGAAGCGCTCTCAGCAATTTATTGTCCGTTTTACTTCTTCCCGGTGCCTGGCTTTCCCGACTTGAGCAGCTCGGCTGAAGGATGCTGCGTCCGTCACGCTTGCTTCCATCTAAAAGCGGTGAGTATATTGTCATCATTGGCCGTTGGTGTGCtttatgaatgtatgtaacctatttatcctcacgtgttggggtaatgtcaTTCGTTAccacacgagtgttctgttataCTCACCTTGCGCTCCCTTACCAAGTATGTAGCATAGTGGACTAGATACCTTATATTTACGTATGGCAGAGACTCGTCATTAACTAGCACCACGGGGCATTGAACCTTCGCCCCCTCCCtgcaatacattttaaaatttgatgacGTTCTAAAGAATTGCTTATGACgctaacaatttaaatatgtttttagacTTCGCTGTATCCGACAGCTGAAACAACGGTACAGCATTCGTGGTCAACGTGGAGCACATGGGGAGCTTGCGACGTTACCTGCGGGACTGGAAGGCGCCAATCCCGGCGGAGTTGTATTTCGACGTCAGGGATGCTGTTAGTTTCAACTGATCTCTGCCGCGGAGTGAACACGCAGTACCAAGCGTGCACCGTGGGTCAATGTGGGGCGTCTTGGGCAACTTGGTCAGCGTGGCAGCCATGTGCAGAAACGTGCGGTGGAGCGTTACGGTCTCGACGTCGGGCGTGCGTCGACATACCTTCAAATCAAACATTAAATCCCGACCGCTGCGTTGGACCCGAGTTTGATATGATATCATGTGGAGAATTGCCTTGTGCTAATTGGGGCTCATGGGGTCAGTACGGGGCATGCAATGCTTCGTGTAACAAACTTGGTGTCACGAGTCGACAAAGGGCTTGTTTAACGCCGACAGGTACACACAATCAATCTCTTACATGCATTGGTGAAAGTATCGAGTTCAGATCATGCAACGGGCCACAGTGTGACGCTTGGGGCGTTTGGGGCTCATGGAGCGCTTGCGGGGCTGATTGCGTGCGATCTCGAAGCAAATACTGTGGAACGAATTGCGGAACTCAGATTCCAAGTCAGTCTGAACAATGTTATATTGGTTCATGCACAAGACCAAGACCCTCCCCTTGGGTGGCATGGGGTGGGTGGGGTCAATGGGAAAGCTGCACAGCCACCTGTGGTGTTGGGAGTCGAATACGAAGAAGAGGTTGTTACTACCTTGGTACGTCTAAGTGGGTGATGCATCATTCGTTTTGTGGGTTCGTTTACGGATCTTCACTAGTGCTACAGAGCCAAAGAGGCAGTTGCAACGTCACATGTAAGAATTGTTACGTAGTTTCAGTAGTGGTTGAAGCACCTGTTTCCAGCACAGAGGTTgttgggttcgaggctcggcggtgctaccattgttgtcGTGTGTGCCCTTGAGCACGAATATCAATGCCAGTTGTTGCAACCCTGTAGTTCTTAGCCGTATTGGTATAAACGTTCGATATACGTGGTAATTAACACGTACgtaggcacgaggtgtataaagcaAAACGCCtatgtaacgactgtcgtgtTTCGGCCACGACAggtataaactaaaatatattcattcattcgttcgatacaaattacaaaatatttatattttcacacaGGTAGGAACGTTTACACGTGGGGACCGTTCACTCCGTACAGTCAATGCTCCAATACGTGTGGAAGAGGAATTCAAACCAAAACGAAACGCTGCTACGATTTATTAGGTTCCCAGGTTTGCCAATTGTTCTTCTGTTcgttaaataataatattatcaaaaaacattcaaagaaaaaaccgtattcttacgactcccataggccgttgt harbors:
- the LOC100178821 gene encoding uncharacterized protein LOC100178821, which gives rise to MNFVTVAAFAMVISEVVSDPSTRCQVSASQRRVSCGGNDVTNRTVCSQYNHCCFNKDKQPNCYTGRVTLQEIEKARNKITKVEKPNESNNSNFLTSINQLRPIGEDIDERLLVIDQSNAFETEMPTCAVNIPLCQRSPCQPNNPQSQENPIICLSDPTCCFDEKLFVYRVLYGEGFMGGSPVCYNGPISQKYLQIAQLATPWNPFYQSSIVQVFKTIKGTEQTDLCTFANMMDTPFQRSPMCGWIGISETECQLVGCCYSTKTYRCIYPSLQLMRQFLTVERFPQFITNDVTETRCSPTTTFIPKLFHRLPCLQDNNSTSNSRSLYSCPDVACCKDALALLPGAIGLQGQTQPGQVQPPPLVNVDPLELLTAHSNPGSSTLEALSAIYCPFYFFPVPGFPDLSSSAEGCCVRHACFHLKATSLYPTAETTVQHSWSTWSTWGACDVTCGTGRRQSRRSCISTSGMLLVSTDLCRGVNTQYQACTVGQCGASWATWSAWQPCAETCGGALRSRRRACVDIPSNQTLNPDRCVGPEFDMISCGELPCANWGSWGQYGACNASCNKLGVTSRQRACLTPTGTHNQSLTCIGESIEFRSCNGPQCDAWGVWGSWSACGADCVRSRSKYCGTNCGTQIPSQSEQCYIGSCTRPRPSPWVAWGGWGQWESCTATCGVGSRIRRRGCYYLGTSKWVMHHSFCGFVYGSSLVLQSQRGSCNVTCRNVYTWGPFTPYSQCSNTCGRGIQTKTKRCYDLLGSQVSSDKCVGSDASSRVCEVKKCMITWSDWSQWSSCPFSCSPPSGNKGSRVRIRCKVQALECTGENREVDVGICPVNAC